In the Anaerostipes caccae L1-92 genome, CGGATTTAAACGGAATTTTTGCTACGAGCGCCGTGACCGCACTCGGAATCATGGAGTACCTTGGAGACCGGCCGGTGCTGATTGCCACAGTGGATGCCCAGGAGGATGCGCTGGATGCGGTCAAGAAGGGGAAAATCGGGGCTTTGGCTTATCAGCCGGGTTATGAAATCGGCTATGAGACGGTACGCTATATCGTAAACCAAAAAGAAGGAAAAAAGCAGCCTGAACAAAAAATCATTCAGGCAGATCTAAAAATAAAACCACAAAAATAAAAATAGTACATATATCTGAGGACCTTTGGCAGACCAAAGGTCCTTTACTTTCATCTATTAAATAACAGCCGGAATGCGTTACAAAAATATAATATCAAATCTAAAAAAATCCATGGATACGACTTCGGATACCGGAAGGTAAAATAGAACCAAAGGCACAGATTATAAGAGATCAAAGTAGGAAGCTATTGGAAGGCGAAATATCAAAAAAGGAGGGAATATATCATGGGAAAAGTAAAAGTTGGTATTGCAGGGCTGGGGAGATTAGGAAAGCTGCATGCAAATAACCTGGCATTTAAAATCCCGGATGCGGAACTTACGGCAGCCTGTTCGATTGTTCCGGCGGAGCTGGAATATGCAAAAGAACAGCTGGGAGTTGCAGATGTCTATGCAGATTACCGTGAAATGCTGGAAAAAGCAGATATCGATGCAGTTGCCATAGTGACGACGAGCGGGGAGCACTGCTGGCAGATCGAAGCTGCTTTGGATGCGGGAAAGCATGTGTTTTCCGACAAGCCGCTGGGAATAACGGTAGAGGAATGCAGGACAGCCGAGGCTGCTGTGGAACGCCACCCGGAACTTACATTTTTCCTTGGATTTATGCGGCGTTATGATCCGTCTTATGCATATGCAAAGGAAAAGATCAAAGAAGGAGCCATTGGTACACCATATATGGTGAAAGCGGCAGGAATCGATCCGGAAGCCCTGGCAGAAGGAGCGATTAAATTTGCAGCGACCAGCGGCGGGATCTTCATTGATATGGCCATCCATGACATCGATCTGATGCGCTGGTTTCTGGAATCCGATCCCGTGGAAGTATATGCGGCAGGAGCCACATTCAAACATCCGGAGTTTAAGGAAGCAGGAGATGACGAGACCGGTGCGGCAATGTATAAATGCGAAAACGGTGCACTTGGATTTGTGCATGTCGGACGTACTGCGGCACATGGATATCACGTTGAGACAGAGATTGTCGGCACTGAGGGTTCTCTAAGGATCAGTCCGGTACCGGAAAAAAATCTGTGTATGATCTATGATAAAAATGGGGCTGTGAAAGAATGTGTCAGCGGCTTTCCGGAGAGATTTGCAGAGTCTTATCAGCTGGAAATGGCAGAATTCATTCACTGTGTCCAGAAAGGTGCGAAACCGGATGTCACCGTATATGACGGTACAAAATCAACACAGATCGGTTTTGCAACTACAAAAGCCTGGAAAAAGGGAGGCATTGTAAAGATCGAATATTAAAAATCGGTTAGCTTGACACTCTTTGGGTGTCACGTATAATTAGAAAGAGAAGAAGATATCAGGGAAGGGAGAGTGAAGTCTGATATGATACGCAGTATGCGGAGTAAAGTTTTCTTAGCCATCATCAGCATCACATTTTTGACTGCCTCGGCCATCACCCTGATATTTTATTTGAAATCTACTCAGATGATTGAGGACAATTACGGGACAAATCTCTATGGCCGCATTGAGCAGGTAGGGAATGCTTTCGATGATGCCATGAAAGAGATTTATTACATTACGGTACAGGCATCCAACGCAGAAGGGCTTTCCCGGCAGGCAGAAAGCTATCTGAGAACAGAGGATGCAGGACAGCTGGAGAAGATGTCCGGTATGCTGGGAGGATTCAAGAAACGAAACAGTGATATCGGATCAGTCTGTCTGGTTCTTCCGGAACAGAAAGTCATTGTTACATCGGAAGATTATCCGGTTTATGTAAAGAAAGTAGAGGACTCTGTATTAAAGCATATTGCAGAGGTTTCTCTGGAAGACCATCCGGTTATTATCAAAGATCCGGTGAGAAAACAGAATAAAGTGCTGTCTTTTATTGAGCCCGTCATAAAAGACGACGGAAGTGTCCTTGGATTTGTCATGTGTAATGTTGAAGAGAGGGCTGTCTATTATAAGTATCTGGATATTTTAAATGACGGCAGATCTTCAGACGCGGTCCTCCTCAATAAGAAAAATGTCATTGTCTCTACGAAGAATGCCGAATCCATGGGCAAAATTTACAGGAACAGCAATTTCCCCGATATCCAGCAGAACGGCATTTATAATAAAAGTAACCCGGCGGTCATAGGCATCAGCTATAAAACGGCATTCACGGGCTGCAGTTTTTTTATTACGGCGGAGAAGAGTGTCGTATTGAGCGACCTGAATCAGCTGAAATATTTTTTGCTGGCATTTTTATTTCTGTTTCTGGGCATGTCACTGATTCCCGCCTATTTTGCCACGAGGGCTATGTATGAGCCATTGAGGAATTTGACGGCGGCGATGGATGAAATCAGCGCCGGAGAGCTGGATAAAAGGGTTCAGGTCCGCACCAGAGATGAGATTGGACGGCTTTCCAATGACTTTAACAACATGCTGAACCAGATTGAAAAGCTGATCGAAAAGCTGATCAAAGAAGAAGGACTCAAAAAAGATGCAGAGCTGGAAGCACTTCAGTATCAGATTACCCCGCATTTTATGTACAATACTTTAAATTCCATTAAGTTTGCGGCACTTCTGAAAGGGGAGAAGGAACTGGGAGGCCTGATCGGTGATTTTGTGGAGCTTCTGCAGGCAAGTGTCAACAAAAAAGGTACGTTTGTCACAGTCTCAGACGAGATACATATTTTAAAAAATTATATTCATCTCCAGAAAATGAGATATGACGGTCATTTTCATGTGGATTATGAGATAGGGAAAGACGCGGGCAGCTGTTTTGTCCCGCGGCTGATCCTTCAGCCTCTGGTGGAAAACTCTATTTTGCATGGGCTGGATATGAAGATGGACAGCAGCCGGATCGAGATCAGGGCCGTGATCGAAGAAGACTATTTATGTATCAGTGTCAAAGATAACGGAAGAGGAATGACACAGGAACAGATTTATGAGCTGCTGACAAAAAAGACAAAGAAAACCAGCGGCCTGAGCGGGATAGGAGTTGTCAATGTCCGTGAGAGGCTGGAACTGTATTACGGAAATAATGCCGGCCTGGGCTATGACAGTACTTCCGACGGAACAACAGCATATCTGTATCTGCCGGCTTACAAAGACCAGAATCAGTATGCAGTGTGAAAGGAGAAAACGCCATGTACCGAACAATGATTGTCGATGACGATTTTTTAGTGCGAAGTTATCTGAAGCAGCTGGATGCCTGGGAGAAAGCGGGTTACGAGATCACTGCCGATGTAAGGGATGGGGAAGAGGCCTTACATGCAGTCAGGGAGCAGGCTCCCGACGTGATCGTAACCGATATCTCCATGCCGCTGATGGATGGGATCGAACTGATACGCAAGGTACGGGAAATGGGACTTTCTGCATATATCATCGTACTGAGCTGTCATGATGATTTTAATTATGTGAAAGAAGCTATGCGCCTTGGTGCAAATGAATATGTGCTGAAAAATTCTCTGGACGAGGATTCCCTTTTTGAGGTGCTGAAAAATGCGGAACACCATATGAACAGCCTAAAGAAACGAAACAGTGAAGAAGAACGGACAAAAAAGCTGATCGAGGCCGGAAGCCAGTCTTTGAAGATCCGATTTTTTAACGAGATTGTGGCGGGAGATATGAGCTCTAAAGAGCGGGAAGAAAGGCGCATCGAGGCGGGGATTAAAGGAAAATATATCAACAGTGCGGTCGTCAACATGTTTATCCCTGCCTGGATGGTTATCAAAGACAGCCAGTCACCGGCTGAGTCGGAACAATACGCCGCAGGGTTCATAGAGCGTCTGTCTGCTCAGCTTCAAATGCTCCTGGGAGAGGAGCACAGCAGGGCCGAGACAGTTTCTCTGGGAGGAGGCATCTTCTGCTGTTTTCTGGATCTTTCTGATCTGAGCAGGAGCAGTGTAATGAAGCAGAAACTCACGAGTGTGGCCTCTGCCTGCTTCAAGTGCTGCCGGGAGGAGATTTTTGACTACGATATTGCAGTCAGCAATATCTGCATTGGAGAAGGGGGCATACGTCAGGCATATCAGCAGGCAAGAGAGACCATTAAGCTTAGTTTTTATGAGGACAGAGATATTTTATATTTTGACAGCCAGAAGACCATTGGGACCAAGATGCCGGAGTGCGCACAGGAACTTTTAAATCATGTGAGGGATTATGCGGCAGGAAGAAAAGAAAAAGAGATGAAAGAAGAGTTTTTTCGTGTGATAGAAGCATGCCGGGAGACAAGGACGGACCCAAAGATCATTTTCCGGTGGATTCGGAAATTAGATACGGCAGTGGGGACAGAGCACAGTCAGGAAGAACTGTTTAAACTCACTCATGTGGATCAGCTTTCTGATATCTTTAAGGATTACAGAAGCAGAATATTTTTGGGTACAGGAAAAAAAGTCCCCGAAAATGCGGGGACACAGACGAGACAGGCAGTGCAGTATATTCGTGAACACTTCAAAGAGCAGATCGGGCTTCAGGAGGTTGCAGATGCTGTAGGACTGAATTTTGCCTATCTTAGTTATCTGTTTAAACAGGAAATGGGGATCGGCTTTTCGGGATTTCTTCTGGAACTCCGTGTAGAGTATGCAAAAGATCTTCTCAAAAATACAAGCTACAAGATTAAAGATGTTGCAGTGGAATCGGGATTCAACGATTACCACTATTTCTCAAAGGCTTTTAAACGGTTAAATGGGGTCAGCCCGGCAGAGTACCGCAGGAAGTTCTAAAAATAAGACACGAAATCGGGAACATCTATTTTTAGTACAACAAAGCTAAAAATATTCCCGATTTTTTTGAGCTTCTTCCATGGTATCCTTTATTCAGATCATATAAAGAACACGGATAAAGGAGAAGTGCTATGTTTAACAAAGAAAAAGTAAAATTAGGAATTGCCCCGATCGCATGGACAAACGATGACCTCCCGGATTTGGGAAAAGAAAACACGTTTGAACAGTGTGTCAGCGAGATGGCTTTGGCAGGATTTACCGGCTCAGAGGTGGGGAACAAATATCCGAAGGACCCCGAAGTGCTGAAAAAAGCTTTAGAGCTGCGGGGAATTGAAATCTGCAATCAGTGGTTTTCGTCTTTCCTGATTACGAAACCATTTGAAGAAGTGGAGAAAGATTTTCGTGCACAGCTTTCCTTCTTAAAGGCTATGGGAGCAAAGGTCATCGGAGCATCCGAGCAGAGCCACAGTGTACAGGGAATGACGGACACGCCCATCTTTGGACATAAGTATGTGATGAATGATGAGGAATGGGAGACATTCTGCACGGGTATGAACAAACTTGGGAAAATCGCAAAAGAAGAGTACGGCATCAGCCTTACTTTCCACCATCATATGGGAACCGTGGTGCAGGACCCGGATGAGGTTGAGCGGATGATGGCAGATACAGATCCTGCATATGTCAGCCTTTTATTTGACACAGGACATTTTACATACTGCGGCGCCGATCCTCTGGAAATGGTGAAAACTTATGTGGACCGCATCAAGCACGTACACTTAAAAGATATTCGTCCGGAAATCGTAGAAAAAGTAAAGGCAGAAAACCTGAGCTTCTTAGACGGTGTGCGTATGGGAGCATTTACTGTGCCGGGAGACGGATGCATCGACTTTGATCCGATCTTTAAGGTGCTGGAAAACGCAGGATATGAGGGATACATGCTTGTGGAAGCAGAACAGGACCCGGCAAAGGCGAATCCACTGGAGTATGCGCTGAAAGCAAGAAAGTTTATTGCGGAGAAAACCGGATTATAAAAAATAAAATGATTTATAAAATACTGCTGGATGGCATCCGGCAGTATTTTTTTTGCCCATAATGTCCGGTAGAGCTGTGGTATGGTTTCTAATATAGAACATATTGTGGAAAGAGGGGTAATAAATTATGAAACTTTGGGAGAATACAGCGCTTACGGAAAAGGGTACAGCGCTGCAGAATAAACTGTTTGACGGACAGACGTTAAAAATTACAGGGGCAAAGGCCGGAGCAGGAGAGGTGCCTTCTGTGAATCTGAGGCAGCAGACACAGATCACCGACGAACGGCAGGAAATTACACTGCAGCCGGTACGGACAGAGGACGGCAAAGCCGTGATTCCTGTACTGCTGGAAAATATAGAGGTGAAGGAAAGCTATGAACTGCATCAGGTAGGATTTTATGCACAAGATCCGGAGGAGGGAGAAATTTTATACTGCATTGCACAGACTTCGGAGGGAAAGAAAATTCCATCAGCGGCAGAAAGTCCGGGATTTTCCATCACATGGAACTTTTGTTTTCAGAATTCAGATACGGCACCGTTTGAGGTCGTTTTGGACTCGGCGGGACTGGTTGGGGTTGAGCAGCATAAAAAACTTTTAGATTCTGTTGATGAAATAAAAAACAGAATATATGAATTAAGCTCTGAGTTAAATAAAAAAGCAGATTCCACTGTTGTGTCACAAGGGCTCGCAGGGAAGGCAAATCAAACTGATTTGAATACACTTTCTTCTCAGGTCAACAACGTAAAGAATATGAAAATTGTTACAGGAAACGGACCGATTACAGTGGGACCATATGGGAACGCAGATAAGTGGGTGAATTTCCCTTCAACATTTTCGTCTCCGCCAATCGTTATCATCAGTAATGCATACAGTTCTTACAGCAGAGGTTTGGCAGCAGTAGATATCACAAAGACAGGATTTAATGCAAGAGACTCCAATATGGGAAGCGGAACGACAACATTTTATTATAGCTACGTAGCCATAGGAAAATAATACCTGAAGTTACCTGCCTGTTTAAAGGAGGCCTTCTACGGCAAATATGATGTTCATTTTCTACATGATTGGAGTGAGGCATTCTAAGAGCCGAACGGAAATCATGTAGAAAATGTTAAATAAAAGACCCCGCATGCCTGCGGGGTCTTTCAATGAAAAGAGAGGATTAAAATATATATGAAAAACTATGTCTTAAGTATATCAGCTTTATGTGCGAATACAATGTATAGAAACTAAACAATTCTAAACATCCTATAAACAAATATTAAGGAAAACTTGTGATTCTTATGAAAGGATCGGGTGATTCCTGATATATTCTTCCATAATGTAAGCAGCACAGCCGACGATCTGTTCGCATGGGCGCTTCCGGTAATAGTCTTTTGTGCGCTCTTCCGGAACATAAGATTCTTTTTTTTGATCAAGTCCCAGCAATTCACGGCATACGATGGAACCGTTTAATTCTTCAAATGAGCGGGCGAGTTCCTGAATCCGTTTGTAGTGCTCTGTCTTTGAGGAACGGTCTTTCGGTGAGTCGTATCCGTACAAAATTCCCGCAGTGAGAAACATACCGCTGACAGAGCCGCATACTTCCCGGAGTCTTCCCATGCCTCCGCCAAAAGAAGAACTGAGCTTGAGGGCAGTGTGCCGGTCTATGCCGTACAGATCTTTGAAAGCCAGAAAAACTGACTGAGAACAGTTGTATCCTTCTTTAAATAAATTCATCGCCTTTTGGGCATATTGACTGGAAGTGAGATCAATGTTCATAGGGGGCTCCTTTTCTTTTGTGCCGGTTCATACAGTTTTCATTTTACGAAATAAAAAAACACCATCCCCAGCCCCAAACAAGCCAAAAATAGTGTTTTAATACGCGATGAGGGGCTCGAACCCTCGACACCCTGATTAAGAGTCAGGTGCTCTACCAACTGAGCTAATCACGCTTATTTCATGATGCGCTGCATTTTCAACGCAAGAATTATTATATATGATGTTTTCCATAATTGCAAGTAAAAATTGAAAATTTTTTTGTATCTTTTTGTCGATGACAATAATAAATGTATTTGTGATGCAGAAGTCATTGAAAAGACCGGGTTCAAAAGGCGCCGGACCCTATACTTTTCTGTGTCTTTGTGCTAGAATAAAGCCAAAATTCGATTGTGACCTGAGGATAATAGAAGGAGTGTAAGAATTGAAAAACAATAAATTTGAATCCAATAAAAAATATTTTACCATATCGATTTATTCGATTGTTGTAATCCTTATCGGGTGTATAATATTCCGCCTGGTCAATAACTGGGCGTCTACGGTCGGGATTCTCACGGATCTATGGAATACGATTTTCCCATTTTTTATTGGTTTTCTGATCGCATATGTGATGAACCCTGTCGTTACCTTTTTTAACGAAAAAGTCTTTTCATCATTATTCGGTGAAAAACGAAAAAGATTATGCCGTGCATGTGCGATCCTCACTACTTATATCATATTAGTCGGAGCACTAACGATCTGTCTGATCTTTATCGTACCTCAGCTTTATGACAGCATTAAGGAACTGTCCAGCCAGATTCCGGTCATTTCAGACCAGATCATGGGACTGCTGGATCACTACAAGGAAAGCGGTTCCGGAGTATTCCCGGCCGAGCTGATGGAAACACTGGAGACCAAGAGTCTGCCGAAGCTGGTGCAGCTTTCCAATCAAATGCTCACAGAAGCCATTCCGATGCTGTACAATTTTTCGGTTTCATTTGTAAAATGGCTGTTTAATCTGTTTATTGCTTTCGTAGTGTCCATCTACATGACGGCCGATAAGCAATTATTGAAAAGTGCCTGCCGAAGACTTATTTTTGCAGTATTTCCTTATGATGCAGCGGTTCCGGTCATTCATGGGCTGAAAGAGTGCCATAATATTTTTTCCGGCTATATCATTGGAAAGTCACTGGATTCCCTCATTATCGGGTTCCTCTGCTTTTTGCTTATGAGTCTTTTAAACCTGCCGTATACCGTGCTGATCAGCGTTATTGTCGGGGTAACCAATATGATTCCTTATTTTGGACCTTTTATCGGGGCCGTTCCGGGCGCATTTATTCTTTTTATTGTAAGCCCATATAAAACACTGATTTTTCTTGGAATGATCCTGGTGCTGCAGCAGTTCGACGGACTGGTGCTGGGACCGAAGATCCTCGGTAATTCTACGGGAGTCAGGCCGATCCTGATCCTCTTTTCCATTACAGTCGGAGGAGCGTATTTCGGACCTTTGGGTATGTTTTTAGGAGTGCCGTTTTTTGCGGTGGTCCAGTATCTGGTCAACAACTGGGTCAATTACAGATTATACAAAAAGAATCTGGATATCGAGTAGGAGGCATATATATGAAATCCATTGCTGCCATTGCTCAGTGCAGAGCTTCACAGGAACCGGAAAAAAATCTCTGTAAGGCAGAATTCTTCTGCCGGGAAGCCAGGGAAGAAAGCGCATGCTTTGTCATATTCCCGGAGTATTTTATGACGTATTATCCTATAGAGGGAAGTGCTTACTATGAAAAAGCCCAGACTCTCGACGGACCCTTTGTACAGGGAATGAAAAGACTGGCCGCAGCACATGGGCAGTGGATTTTATTTGGAATGAGCGAGAAGCCCGGCAGGGATTCAGGAGGGAAATGTTTCAATACGGCGGTCCTTTTAGACGACAGAGGTAATCTCTGCTCTGTTTACAGAAAGACTCATCTATTTGATGCATTTTCATGGAAAGAATCGGACAGTACGCTGCCCGGGGAAGTTCTGCATGAACCGGTGAATACACCGCTTGGAAAGGCAGGACTGGGAACCTGCTATGATCTCAGATTTCCGGAACCGGCCAGGATACAGGCACTGAAGGGTGCAGAGGTTCTGATCTATCCTTCAGCATGGGTAGACGGTCCGGATAAATTTATGCAGTGGGAGGCTCTGCTTCGTGCCAGGGCCATTGAGAATACAGTGTTTACGATTGGCTGCTGCCATTACAGTGAAGAACACTATATGGGCAGAAGTCTCGCCTTCGATC is a window encoding:
- a CDS encoding AI-2E family transporter, which gives rise to MKNNKFESNKKYFTISIYSIVVILIGCIIFRLVNNWASTVGILTDLWNTIFPFFIGFLIAYVMNPVVTFFNEKVFSSLFGEKRKRLCRACAILTTYIILVGALTICLIFIVPQLYDSIKELSSQIPVISDQIMGLLDHYKESGSGVFPAELMETLETKSLPKLVQLSNQMLTEAIPMLYNFSVSFVKWLFNLFIAFVVSIYMTADKQLLKSACRRLIFAVFPYDAAVPVIHGLKECHNIFSGYIIGKSLDSLIIGFLCFLLMSLLNLPYTVLISVIVGVTNMIPYFGPFIGAVPGAFILFIVSPYKTLIFLGMILVLQQFDGLVLGPKILGNSTGVRPILILFSITVGGAYFGPLGMFLGVPFFAVVQYLVNNWVNYRLYKKNLDIE
- a CDS encoding cache domain-containing sensor histidine kinase, coding for MIRSMRSKVFLAIISITFLTASAITLIFYLKSTQMIEDNYGTNLYGRIEQVGNAFDDAMKEIYYITVQASNAEGLSRQAESYLRTEDAGQLEKMSGMLGGFKKRNSDIGSVCLVLPEQKVIVTSEDYPVYVKKVEDSVLKHIAEVSLEDHPVIIKDPVRKQNKVLSFIEPVIKDDGSVLGFVMCNVEERAVYYKYLDILNDGRSSDAVLLNKKNVIVSTKNAESMGKIYRNSNFPDIQQNGIYNKSNPAVIGISYKTAFTGCSFFITAEKSVVLSDLNQLKYFLLAFLFLFLGMSLIPAYFATRAMYEPLRNLTAAMDEISAGELDKRVQVRTRDEIGRLSNDFNNMLNQIEKLIEKLIKEEGLKKDAELEALQYQITPHFMYNTLNSIKFAALLKGEKELGGLIGDFVELLQASVNKKGTFVTVSDEIHILKNYIHLQKMRYDGHFHVDYEIGKDAGSCFVPRLILQPLVENSILHGLDMKMDSSRIEIRAVIEEDYLCISVKDNGRGMTQEQIYELLTKKTKKTSGLSGIGVVNVRERLELYYGNNAGLGYDSTSDGTTAYLYLPAYKDQNQYAV
- a CDS encoding H-type lectin domain-containing protein, which gives rise to MKLWENTALTEKGTALQNKLFDGQTLKITGAKAGAGEVPSVNLRQQTQITDERQEITLQPVRTEDGKAVIPVLLENIEVKESYELHQVGFYAQDPEEGEILYCIAQTSEGKKIPSAAESPGFSITWNFCFQNSDTAPFEVVLDSAGLVGVEQHKKLLDSVDEIKNRIYELSSELNKKADSTVVSQGLAGKANQTDLNTLSSQVNNVKNMKIVTGNGPITVGPYGNADKWVNFPSTFSSPPIVIISNAYSSYSRGLAAVDITKTGFNARDSNMGSGTTTFYYSYVAIGK
- a CDS encoding carbon-nitrogen hydrolase family protein — its product is MKSIAAIAQCRASQEPEKNLCKAEFFCREAREESACFVIFPEYFMTYYPIEGSAYYEKAQTLDGPFVQGMKRLAAAHGQWILFGMSEKPGRDSGGKCFNTAVLLDDRGNLCSVYRKTHLFDAFSWKESDSTLPGEVLHEPVNTPLGKAGLGTCYDLRFPEPARIQALKGAEVLIYPSAWVDGPDKFMQWEALLRARAIENTVFTIGCCHYSEEHYMGRSLAFDPSGRKLAEGEAGEELIVLPVDTDQRDAIIHQVPVMKNRRTDLYDIRTGK
- a CDS encoding response regulator, whose amino-acid sequence is MYRTMIVDDDFLVRSYLKQLDAWEKAGYEITADVRDGEEALHAVREQAPDVIVTDISMPLMDGIELIRKVREMGLSAYIIVLSCHDDFNYVKEAMRLGANEYVLKNSLDEDSLFEVLKNAEHHMNSLKKRNSEEERTKKLIEAGSQSLKIRFFNEIVAGDMSSKEREERRIEAGIKGKYINSAVVNMFIPAWMVIKDSQSPAESEQYAAGFIERLSAQLQMLLGEEHSRAETVSLGGGIFCCFLDLSDLSRSSVMKQKLTSVASACFKCCREEIFDYDIAVSNICIGEGGIRQAYQQARETIKLSFYEDRDILYFDSQKTIGTKMPECAQELLNHVRDYAAGRKEKEMKEEFFRVIEACRETRTDPKIIFRWIRKLDTAVGTEHSQEELFKLTHVDQLSDIFKDYRSRIFLGTGKKVPENAGTQTRQAVQYIREHFKEQIGLQEVADAVGLNFAYLSYLFKQEMGIGFSGFLLELRVEYAKDLLKNTSYKIKDVAVESGFNDYHYFSKAFKRLNGVSPAEYRRKF
- a CDS encoding Gfo/Idh/MocA family oxidoreductase, with translation MGKVKVGIAGLGRLGKLHANNLAFKIPDAELTAACSIVPAELEYAKEQLGVADVYADYREMLEKADIDAVAIVTTSGEHCWQIEAALDAGKHVFSDKPLGITVEECRTAEAAVERHPELTFFLGFMRRYDPSYAYAKEKIKEGAIGTPYMVKAAGIDPEALAEGAIKFAATSGGIFIDMAIHDIDLMRWFLESDPVEVYAAGATFKHPEFKEAGDDETGAAMYKCENGALGFVHVGRTAAHGYHVETEIVGTEGSLRISPVPEKNLCMIYDKNGAVKECVSGFPERFAESYQLEMAEFIHCVQKGAKPDVTVYDGTKSTQIGFATTKAWKKGGIVKIEY
- a CDS encoding C-GCAxxG-C-C family protein translates to MNIDLTSSQYAQKAMNLFKEGYNCSQSVFLAFKDLYGIDRHTALKLSSSFGGGMGRLREVCGSVSGMFLTAGILYGYDSPKDRSSKTEHYKRIQELARSFEELNGSIVCRELLGLDQKKESYVPEERTKDYYRKRPCEQIVGCAAYIMEEYIRNHPILS
- the iolE gene encoding myo-inosose-2 dehydratase, with protein sequence MFNKEKVKLGIAPIAWTNDDLPDLGKENTFEQCVSEMALAGFTGSEVGNKYPKDPEVLKKALELRGIEICNQWFSSFLITKPFEEVEKDFRAQLSFLKAMGAKVIGASEQSHSVQGMTDTPIFGHKYVMNDEEWETFCTGMNKLGKIAKEEYGISLTFHHHMGTVVQDPDEVERMMADTDPAYVSLLFDTGHFTYCGADPLEMVKTYVDRIKHVHLKDIRPEIVEKVKAENLSFLDGVRMGAFTVPGDGCIDFDPIFKVLENAGYEGYMLVEAEQDPAKANPLEYALKARKFIAEKTGL